In a genomic window of Campylobacter concisus:
- a CDS encoding methylated-DNA--[protein]-cysteine S-methyltransferase, translating to MSKAYLKSPIGILEIIASENGIYEINFVDKFEKIAVKDENLKLCLNELEAYFNGKLKEFSVRLDIKTTNFRAKIYEALQKVPYGETTTYAALALAVGHKNAYRAAGSANAKNPVPIIVPCHRVLASSGLGGYSGGEGLPTKIWLLEHEAKHK from the coding sequence GTGTCAAAAGCTTATCTAAAATCGCCTATCGGAATTTTGGAGATCATCGCTAGCGAAAATGGAATTTATGAGATAAATTTTGTAGATAAATTTGAAAAAATAGCGGTAAAAGATGAAAATTTAAAGCTTTGCTTGAATGAGCTAGAGGCTTATTTTAATGGCAAGCTTAAAGAATTTAGCGTAAGGCTTGATATAAAAACAACTAATTTTAGAGCAAAAATTTACGAGGCTTTACAAAAAGTACCATACGGAGAAACGACCACATACGCGGCCCTAGCACTTGCCGTAGGTCACAAAAATGCCTACCGAGCAGCAGGCTCAGCCAATGCTAAAAATCCAGTGCCTATCATCGTCCCTTGTCACAGAGTGCTAGCTAGCAGTGGGCTTGGCGGATACTCGGGCGGCGAGGGCTTGCCAACTAAAATTTGGCTTTTAGAGCATGAAGCAAAGCATAAATAG
- the lon gene encoding endopeptidase La, giving the protein MQINENKGFPTEIPIIVEDELFLYPFMITPLFLSDDENLKALELAIQEETPILVVPTKPQQDGARDFDGIYDAGVIGTIMRRVPLPDGRVKVLFQGIDKGKILKQSGINPLRGIVDMLHVKRPSQVKTDALIVVLREKVRELSQFSHFFPPDLLKTIEESAEAIRVCDLVSSALRLKKQIAYSFFVEENLEQRLLKLIDYVIEEIEANKLQKEIKNKVHSKIDKTNKEYFLKEQLKQIQAELGADTSREEELEEYRKKLDAKKKFMAEDAYKEIKKQIDKLSRMHPDSADANTLQSYLDWVLEIPFENVAKKKSSIAEVSKHLNADHYSLEKPKERIEEYFALRELLELRGVGEKVNNGAILCFAGPPGVGKTSLANSIAKALKRELVRIALGGLEDVNELRGHRRTYIGAMPGRIVQGLIEAKQMNPVVVLDEIDKVGRSYRGDPTAVLLEILDPEQNNKFRDYYLNFNIDLSKIIFIATANDVSMIPAALRDRMEFIELSSYTPQEKFEIAKKYLLPQELKKHGLKPSDVNISKEALELIISDYTRESGVRNLRRRIADILRKVAKNILTKKNEGKISVTAKNLKEFLEKKVYEIEPADKKDQIGLVNGLAWTSVGGDVLRIEAIRIQGKGNMQITGQLGDVMKESAHIAFSVVKVLIDNKKLKVPMTIVPKLDDDKRKLEASDVYRRYDLHLHVPEGAVPKDGPSAGITMATAIASILTDTKVRHDIAMTGEITLTGRVLPIGGLKEKLIAAHKAGIKTALIPRKNYDRDLVDIPTEVKADMKIIAVNTIDDVLKNALVAKK; this is encoded by the coding sequence TTGCAAATAAACGAAAATAAAGGCTTCCCAACCGAAATTCCCATCATCGTTGAGGATGAGCTATTTTTATATCCATTTATGATAACTCCGCTTTTTTTAAGCGATGATGAAAATTTAAAGGCACTCGAACTTGCCATACAAGAAGAGACTCCGATCCTTGTGGTGCCTACAAAGCCTCAGCAAGACGGCGCTAGAGACTTTGATGGTATCTATGATGCTGGTGTGATCGGCACGATAATGCGCCGTGTGCCACTACCTGATGGACGTGTAAAAGTTTTATTTCAAGGCATAGATAAAGGTAAAATTTTAAAACAATCAGGCATAAATCCGCTCCGTGGCATTGTCGATATGCTCCACGTAAAGCGCCCATCGCAGGTCAAAACTGACGCTCTCATCGTGGTTTTAAGAGAAAAAGTAAGAGAGCTTTCGCAGTTTAGCCACTTTTTTCCACCTGATCTTTTAAAGACTATCGAAGAGAGTGCTGAAGCGATCAGGGTTTGTGACCTAGTTTCAAGTGCACTTCGCTTAAAAAAACAGATCGCATATAGTTTTTTTGTCGAGGAAAATTTAGAGCAGCGCTTGCTAAAACTAATTGACTACGTCATCGAAGAGATCGAGGCAAATAAACTTCAAAAAGAGATAAAAAATAAAGTCCATTCAAAGATCGATAAGACAAATAAAGAGTACTTTTTAAAAGAGCAGTTAAAGCAAATCCAAGCCGAACTTGGAGCGGACACGAGCCGTGAAGAGGAGCTTGAAGAGTACCGCAAAAAGCTTGATGCGAAGAAGAAATTTATGGCCGAGGACGCTTACAAAGAGATCAAAAAACAAATAGATAAGCTTTCGCGTATGCACCCAGACTCAGCTGATGCAAACACTTTGCAAAGCTATCTTGATTGGGTACTTGAGATACCATTTGAAAATGTAGCTAAGAAAAAATCATCTATCGCTGAAGTGAGCAAGCACCTAAATGCCGATCACTACAGCTTAGAGAAGCCAAAAGAGCGCATCGAAGAGTATTTTGCCTTGCGTGAGCTTTTGGAGCTTAGAGGTGTTGGCGAAAAGGTAAATAACGGCGCCATTTTATGCTTTGCAGGCCCTCCAGGCGTAGGCAAAACAAGCCTTGCAAACTCGATCGCAAAGGCGTTAAAGCGCGAACTAGTTAGGATCGCACTTGGCGGACTTGAGGACGTAAACGAGCTAAGAGGTCATCGCCGCACCTATATAGGCGCTATGCCAGGCCGCATCGTGCAAGGGCTCATAGAAGCCAAGCAGATGAACCCAGTGGTTGTTTTAGACGAGATCGACAAGGTTGGCAGAAGCTACAGAGGCGATCCGACTGCGGTTTTACTTGAAATTTTAGATCCCGAGCAAAATAATAAATTTAGAGACTACTACCTAAATTTTAACATCGATCTTAGCAAGATCATCTTCATCGCCACAGCAAATGACGTGAGCATGATCCCGGCCGCACTTCGCGACAGGATGGAGTTTATCGAGCTTAGCTCATACACCCCACAAGAGAAATTTGAGATCGCTAAAAAATATCTCTTGCCTCAGGAGCTTAAAAAGCACGGGCTAAAACCAAGTGATGTGAACATCAGCAAAGAGGCACTTGAGCTAATCATCAGCGACTACACAAGAGAGAGTGGTGTGCGAAATTTACGCCGCAGGATCGCTGATATACTAAGAAAAGTCGCCAAAAATATCCTCACCAAAAAGAACGAAGGCAAGATCAGCGTCACGGCTAAAAATTTAAAAGAATTTTTAGAGAAAAAGGTCTATGAGATCGAGCCGGCAGATAAAAAAGATCAGATAGGTCTAGTAAATGGCCTTGCGTGGACTAGTGTTGGTGGTGACGTACTAAGGATCGAGGCTATCAGGATCCAAGGTAAAGGCAATATGCAGATCACCGGCCAGCTAGGTGACGTGATGAAAGAGAGCGCTCACATCGCATTTAGCGTCGTTAAAGTGCTAATAGACAACAAGAAACTAAAAGTGCCTATGACAATCGTGCCAAAATTAGATGACGATAAGCGTAAGCTCGAAGCTAGCGATGTTTATAGACGCTATGATCTTCACTTACACGTACCAGAGGGCGCTGTACCAAAAGACGGCCCAAGTGCTGGCATCACGATGGCAACTGCGATCGCATCGATACTAACCGATACAAAGGTAAGACACGACATAGCAATGACTGGTGAGATTACGCTAACTGGTAGGGTGTTGCCGATCGGTGGTCTAAAAGAGAAGCTCATTGCCGCACACAAAGCTGGCATCAAAACAGCTCTGATACCTCGCAAAAACTACGACCGCGATCTTGTCGATATCCCAACTGAAGTAAAAGCTGATATGAAGATCATCGCAGTAAATACGATCGATGATGTGCTAAAAAACGCTCTTGTAGCTAAAAAATAA
- a CDS encoding outer membrane protein assembly factor BamD, which translates to MKRFSKFLAVVALLGLFSGCAEKYTELYNLTPDEWYAQVIADIKDGDLEAADKHYVSMASEHVASPLLEQILLILAQAHANDEEYLMANHYLDEYIKRYGDNGPKTEFAQYLKIKANFDSFTQPNRNQKLMEDSVTEIEKFLYMYPSTEYKPLIETMLIKFKLALYFLDMQIADLYNRTGRDVSAKIYEQKLEESPFKNSDLIKPDVAWYRKLFE; encoded by the coding sequence ATGAAAAGATTTTCTAAATTTCTAGCAGTTGTAGCTCTTTTAGGGCTTTTTAGTGGTTGTGCTGAAAAATATACTGAGCTTTATAATCTAACTCCTGATGAGTGGTATGCTCAGGTTATCGCCGATATAAAAGACGGTGATCTTGAAGCGGCCGATAAACACTATGTTTCAATGGCAAGCGAACATGTGGCAAGCCCACTTTTGGAGCAAATTTTATTAATTCTTGCTCAAGCTCATGCAAATGACGAAGAGTATCTAATGGCAAATCACTATCTTGACGAATACATCAAAAGATATGGCGATAACGGCCCAAAAACAGAGTTTGCTCAGTATCTAAAGATAAAAGCAAATTTTGACTCATTCACTCAGCCAAACCGCAACCAAAAGCTTATGGAAGATAGCGTAACAGAGATCGAGAAATTTCTTTATATGTATCCAAGTACTGAATATAAGCCATTGATCGAGACAATGCTTATAAAATTTAAGCTCGCACTTTACTTTTTAGATATGCAAATAGCCGATCTTTACAATAGGACTGGTCGTGACGTTTCGGCTAAAATTTACGAGCAAAAACTTGAAGAGTCGCCGTTTAAAAACTCAGATCTTATCAAACCTGATGTAGCATGGTATAGAAAACTGTTTGAATAG
- the fliW gene encoding flagellar assembly protein FliW has protein sequence MIFSVKSPILGFEHIKTMELIELDKFFVKLASKDDETSFTMINPFALRSYEFDIPSYYEDLMEIKESSQLRIYNIIVVALPLEKSTVNFIAPIVCNMDNMTLSQVVLDIAKYPQYGQAEMIENFIQK, from the coding sequence ATGATTTTTAGTGTTAAAAGCCCTATTTTAGGCTTTGAGCATATCAAAACGATGGAGTTAATTGAACTTGATAAATTTTTTGTTAAGCTAGCAAGCAAAGATGATGAGACATCTTTTACAATGATAAATCCTTTTGCATTAAGAAGCTACGAATTCGATATTCCAAGCTATTATGAAGATCTTATGGAGATTAAAGAAAGCTCTCAACTTAGAATTTATAACATTATCGTTGTTGCACTCCCGCTTGAAAAATCAACTGTAAATTTTATAGCTCCTATCGTTTGCAATATGGACAATATGACCTTATCCCAAGTTGTTTTAGACATTGCCAAATATCCTCAGTACGGGCAAGCTGAAATGATAGAAAATTTTATACAAAAATAG